One stretch of Chitinophaga pendula DNA includes these proteins:
- a CDS encoding DUF6443 domain-containing protein, which produces MRNIILLLILLFNCHIAGAQYKPAPYGSDVKVNYMRSWEPVMPVKDTGFLISTARTIDEVKQTFEYIDGMGRVIQTVDKGLSPVVNGSGKLDMVKPVVFDAVGQQSYKFAPYVANTSSGNFRFDPFGEQRTFLQTQYPGENFFYEQTIYEKSTLKRTIKSLPVGNSWAGSDRGTVQQHLYNTSADAVRIWTIENAAGSIPKSTVIYPAGTLSKLVMINENGKRTVEFKSMKGKTILKKEELTTTVDGHNGWLCTYFIYDVFDQLRFVIPPKAVAAISGDWSLTSKPELVDELCYSYAYDDRNRMILKKIPGSTVEEMVYDSRDRLAFKRDGNLKSANRWFVNFYDNYNRTIMTGFYKSAVSREALQQSLNTATGTIIINNIIADKGYYDLVVPLKQPGITVYKARNSIDFIDGFDSGAEEMEGVITNEGSNSNISLSVNNPLPGISEADIMPLSYAYYDDYSWPGVKAYEGGYAAKLIAGNNPYPVAVTKSDRVIGKLTGTKTRVLIPGGGEQWLSRTAYFDENNREIQNLSDNITGGVDILTTRYNFIGAVISTYMHHRNPQSRNTLEMKVLTVKEYDHGGRLMTVKRQLNDAGSLKDVVKYTYNPVGQMAAKVFGDNLQRMTFDYNIRGWKTGMNKSYLNNDDQDYRFGYELAYDKVESVISGANYSNASYNANIAGMTWRGVGDGLPRKYDFLYDARDRLMKADFQEKRGANWNNTVIDYTVRMGDGANPGSAYDANGNVLRMLQKGLKGTQPDVIDNLEYKYISDFSNRLKYVVDEANDERSVLGDFKEPAANNTANKTQGISDYSYDINGNITADKNKGITNIIYNHLDLPEKITFEGKGSIEFFYDEKGEKYRKKVIDLTTSPTKTTITDYDGGFVYQNDSLQYFDHMEGRTRMVYKAGQQPTPVYDYYVEDHLGNTRILLTEQTDFTMYSATMEAGSAEKELALFSNIDNTRSAKPNGYPEDNTTDKNEQVAKLNAKAGGQKIGPSIVLKVMAGDTVQIGAKAFYKSIGPSDNKQPAPVEDMVMGLVQAFSGNGSAKDIHGGSSAGPANPFTNEFYNNNYQRLKEKDPNRSTQERPRAYLNYVLFDEQFNLVEENSGVRQVKATPDELQSLVQDKMKIRKNGFLYVYTSNESQQDVYFDNIMLGINAGPVLEETHYYPLGLTMAGISYNALKDSRYAANRIKYNKKELQQKELTDGSGLDWYDFGARMYDVQTGRWNHIDPKAMDAPNWSPYNSMWNNPIKYVDPDGAWAGPPSTHTDMKGNVIAVRNDGHLGIYRHSAADIQSGRINNDLQKMIGFTLYEKSFMVGDRINFKSYRAKEWLNAFEANQQAMLGVQPIPLIRKATYAMYARNGQVFDPKSYMEGGVNGGSQISEGVYISNRDLGNYAAGAFARINGLHKESYLLETGAFNLSRNNLKSFLANHAKYIDEAQRFDPQDKIFQKTYGEDERSNYFIRLGYENIHTLNEFNRNFKTIFYTDNRYYGQK; this is translated from the coding sequence ATGCGTAACATCATATTATTGCTGATCCTCCTTTTCAATTGTCATATAGCTGGTGCCCAGTATAAACCAGCTCCTTATGGTAGTGACGTAAAGGTGAATTATATGCGTAGCTGGGAACCGGTAATGCCTGTGAAGGATACTGGATTCTTAATTTCAACAGCTAGAACTATTGATGAAGTAAAGCAAACCTTTGAATATATCGACGGTATGGGACGTGTAATCCAAACCGTAGATAAAGGACTATCACCAGTAGTGAATGGATCGGGGAAACTCGATATGGTCAAGCCCGTAGTTTTTGATGCCGTTGGTCAGCAATCCTACAAGTTTGCGCCTTATGTTGCAAATACATCGTCCGGTAATTTCAGATTTGATCCTTTCGGAGAACAGCGTACTTTTTTACAGACACAATATCCTGGAGAAAATTTCTTTTATGAACAAACCATTTATGAAAAATCTACTTTAAAACGTACGATTAAAAGCCTTCCTGTCGGTAACAGCTGGGCAGGAAGCGATAGGGGAACTGTACAGCAGCACCTCTACAATACGTCTGCCGACGCGGTACGTATATGGACTATTGAAAATGCAGCCGGCAGTATTCCTAAGAGTACCGTTATATATCCCGCAGGTACCTTATCAAAGTTGGTGATGATCAACGAGAATGGCAAGAGAACGGTGGAGTTTAAGAGTATGAAAGGGAAGACGATACTCAAAAAAGAGGAGCTCACGACTACTGTTGATGGACACAATGGTTGGTTATGTACTTACTTTATATATGATGTTTTCGATCAGCTACGCTTTGTAATTCCGCCTAAAGCGGTAGCAGCCATTTCAGGCGACTGGTCATTAACTTCAAAACCGGAGTTGGTAGATGAACTTTGTTACAGCTATGCTTATGATGATCGGAATAGAATGATCCTTAAGAAAATTCCTGGATCCACTGTTGAAGAAATGGTTTATGATAGCCGTGATCGATTGGCATTTAAGAGAGACGGTAATCTGAAAAGTGCTAACAGATGGTTTGTGAATTTTTACGACAATTACAACCGGACGATTATGACCGGTTTTTACAAGTCTGCTGTCAGTAGAGAAGCCTTACAACAGTCACTGAATACGGCGACGGGAACAATAATTATAAACAATATCATTGCTGATAAAGGATATTACGATCTTGTTGTGCCTTTAAAGCAACCTGGAATTACAGTATATAAGGCAAGAAACAGCATAGATTTTATAGATGGATTTGATAGCGGAGCAGAAGAGATGGAGGGTGTAATTACAAATGAGGGGAGTAACAGTAATATAAGTTTAAGCGTAAATAACCCATTACCAGGGATTAGTGAAGCCGATATTATGCCGCTAAGTTACGCTTATTATGATGATTATAGTTGGCCGGGAGTTAAAGCATATGAAGGGGGATATGCTGCTAAATTGATTGCAGGTAATAATCCCTATCCGGTTGCCGTAACAAAGTCGGATCGTGTTATAGGAAAGCTAACAGGTACCAAGACCAGAGTGCTGATTCCGGGTGGAGGTGAACAATGGTTATCCCGCACCGCATATTTTGACGAAAACAACCGTGAAATTCAAAATTTAAGCGATAATATAACCGGCGGTGTTGATATTTTAACCACCAGATACAACTTTATAGGCGCAGTTATCAGTACTTACATGCATCACCGTAACCCGCAAAGTAGGAATACACTTGAGATGAAGGTACTGACAGTAAAGGAATATGATCATGGCGGGCGTCTTATGACAGTCAAACGTCAGCTGAATGATGCAGGTAGCCTGAAAGATGTTGTAAAATATACCTACAATCCGGTAGGGCAGATGGCGGCCAAAGTTTTTGGAGACAACCTGCAGCGGATGACGTTTGATTACAATATCAGAGGTTGGAAGACTGGTATGAACAAGTCTTACCTCAACAATGACGATCAAGATTACCGCTTCGGATATGAATTAGCTTATGATAAAGTAGAATCTGTAATTTCTGGTGCAAACTATAGTAATGCAAGCTATAATGCGAATATCGCAGGTATGACCTGGCGTGGCGTGGGAGACGGTTTACCCCGAAAGTATGATTTCCTCTATGACGCCAGAGACCGGTTAATGAAGGCTGATTTCCAGGAAAAGAGAGGGGCCAACTGGAATAATACCGTTATAGACTACACCGTTCGTATGGGAGATGGTGCAAATCCGGGATCTGCATATGATGCAAACGGTAACGTTTTACGGATGCTTCAGAAAGGACTGAAAGGTACTCAGCCTGATGTTATTGATAATCTGGAATATAAATATATCAGTGACTTCTCTAACAGGTTAAAATATGTCGTGGATGAAGCCAATGATGAAAGAAGTGTGTTGGGGGACTTTAAAGAGCCTGCAGCTAATAATACAGCCAATAAAACTCAAGGGATATCGGATTACAGTTATGATATAAATGGTAATATCACGGCAGATAAAAATAAAGGGATTACCAACATAATCTACAATCACCTTGATTTACCTGAGAAAATCACTTTTGAAGGGAAAGGAAGTATAGAGTTTTTCTATGATGAAAAAGGAGAGAAATATCGTAAGAAAGTAATTGACCTGACTACAAGTCCCACCAAGACTACCATAACTGATTACGATGGAGGTTTTGTATACCAGAATGACAGCCTGCAGTATTTTGATCATATGGAAGGCCGTACTCGTATGGTCTATAAAGCCGGTCAACAACCAACCCCAGTATATGATTATTATGTAGAGGACCATTTAGGCAATACCCGGATTTTACTTACGGAACAAACGGATTTCACTATGTATTCCGCTACCATGGAAGCTGGTAGTGCCGAAAAGGAGCTGGCGTTGTTCAGTAACATAGACAACACCCGTAGTGCAAAGCCTAATGGATATCCGGAAGACAATACAACTGATAAAAACGAACAGGTTGCTAAACTCAATGCAAAAGCTGGTGGTCAGAAGATAGGGCCTTCTATTGTACTAAAAGTAATGGCCGGAGATACAGTACAGATAGGGGCAAAAGCATTTTATAAATCAATAGGTCCCAGCGATAATAAGCAGCCAGCTCCCGTCGAAGATATGGTAATGGGACTTGTACAGGCGTTTAGCGGTAATGGGTCGGCAAAAGATATTCATGGAGGCTCTTCTGCAGGCCCAGCCAATCCATTTACAAACGAATTCTACAATAATAATTATCAACGGCTAAAAGAGAAGGATCCGAATCGTTCAACACAAGAAAGACCGAGAGCCTATTTGAACTATGTACTGTTCGATGAGCAGTTTAACCTGGTGGAAGAAAACAGTGGTGTGCGACAAGTAAAAGCTACACCTGATGAGCTGCAATCGCTGGTCCAGGATAAAATGAAGATTCGAAAAAATGGTTTTCTATATGTATATACCAGTAATGAAAGCCAACAGGATGTATATTTCGATAATATTATGCTGGGGATAAATGCCGGCCCTGTACTGGAAGAAACACATTATTACCCCTTAGGACTGACTATGGCTGGTATCAGTTATAATGCATTAAAAGATAGTCGTTATGCCGCGAATAGGATAAAGTATAATAAAAAGGAATTACAACAAAAGGAGCTTACAGATGGTTCAGGATTAGATTGGTATGATTTCGGAGCCCGAATGTATGATGTACAGACTGGTAGATGGAATCATATAGACCCAAAGGCGATGGATGCACCTAATTGGTCGCCTTACAATTCGATGTGGAATAATCCAATTAAATATGTAGATCCGGATGGTGCATGGGCAGGACCACCTTCCACGCATACTGATATGAAGGGAAATGTGATAGCTGTAAGGAATGATGGTCATTTAGGTATTTATCGACATTCCGCAGCTGATATCCAATCCGGAAGGATAAATAATGATCTTCAAAAAATGATAGGATTTACGCTATATGAAAAATCTTTTATGGTAGGAGATAGAATAAATTTCAAATCTTATAGGGCGAAAGAATGGTTGAATGCGTTCGAGGCGAATCAACAGGCAATGCTTGGAGTTCAGCCGATACCACTTATCCGAAAAGCTACATATGCAATGTATGCTAGAAATGGGCAAGTATTTGATCCTAAATCTTATATGGAAGGAGGAGTGAACGGAGGCTCTCAAATTAGTGAAGGTGTGTATATCAGTAATCGTGATCTAGGTAATTATGCAGCTGGGGCATTCGCACGCATTAATGGTTTACATAAGGAAAGTTATTTACTTGAAACAGGAGCATTTAATTTGAGTCGTAATAATTTAAAATCTTTTCTCGCGAACCATGCAAAATATATAGATGAAGCTCAAAGATTTGACCCCCAAGATAAAATTTTTCAAAAGACATATGGTGAAGATGAAAGATCTAATTATTTTATTAGACTTGGCTATGAAAATATACATACCCTAAATGAGTTTAATAGAAATTTCAAAACAATTTTTTATACTGATAATAGGTATTATGGACAAAAATAA